GGGGCGGGGCCGGTGCCGAAGGTGAAGCCGCCGTAGAGGCCGAGGTGGATGTGGACCCAGGCGCCTTCCTCGAAGCCGAGGAAGAGGTGCTTGCCGGTGGCCTCCGCCTCGGCGAGCACCTGCCCGTCGATCAGCTTGGCGTCGTCGGCGAACCGGCCCTGCGGGCTGGACACCTGGACGGGGCGGCCGCCGAAGGCCTTCCGGTTCTCGGCGGCGAGGCGGTGGATGATGTGGCCTTCCGGCACGGGCGTCAGCTCCCCCGGGTGGTTCGACAGGGCCCGTCCATCATCGCAGCCGGCACCGACAGCCTTGCCGAGCCGCGGGTCAGCGGACCGGCATCCCCATCAGCCGGGCGAGGATCACCCGGTCCAGCTCGGCGGCGGTGGCGGCGACGTCCAGCTGCGAGTTGTCGATGATCGGCAGCCCGGAGTTGTACCAGCCGGCCATCCGGCCGTGGATGCGGGCGACCTCCTCGTCGCTGAGCCGCCGGTTGCCGCTGCGCCGGGCGTTGCGCACGAGCACCGAGTCGAGGCTGGGCAGCAGCACGACGGGCAGCATGCCGGGGCCGATGTGCCGCTTCCAGCCGCCGAGGCCGATGGCCGGGCGGTCGGGGAAGACGGCGTCGTCGATGATGCAGGAGATGCCGTTGGCGAGGTAGTTGCGGCAGGCGAAGCCGCAGGTGCGGCGGGCCAGCCGGTACTGGGCCTCGGAGGCGTTGTTCCAGCCGGACTGCGGGTTGGCGAAGCCGGACTGCACCCACTCGCGGACGTCGTCCAGGCTGATGTGGGCGGTCGGGCTGGGCCGTCGCTCGGCCCAGTGGCGGGCGACGGTGGTCTTGCCGGCGCCGGCCGGGCCGATCAGCAGGACGGCGATGGGCCCGGCGGGGGCGTGCCGCTGCGGCGGGTGGGTGGGAAGCTGGACGGGCGTGCCGGAGGGCAGCACGAAGTGCCCGGTGGCCCCGGCGGGCATCGGGGCGGAGGGGGCGATGGGCGCCGCGGGAGCGGGGGCAGGAGCGGCGGGCGGCACGGGCGGCGGCACGCGCCCGCCGAACGGCGGCGGCCCCGGGGGCGTCGCGGCCGGGGCACTGCCGGGATGCGGCCGGACCGGCGGCCCGGCGGGACGTGGGGGCACCTGTCCACCCCCGGCGTACTGCGTCACGGTCACCTCCCGACATCTTTCAGCGGGGACACTACACGGCGGCCCGGCGGCGGGCACAGTCCGCCGCCGGGCCGCTGACCAGCGGTCAGCGTGTGGTGAGCTGTTCGGCCAGGGCGCGCAGGGCCAGTTCGTACGAGCCGATCCCGAATCCGGCGATGGTGCCGGAGGCGACGGCGGCGATGACCGAGGTATGCCGGAAGGTCTCGCGGGCGTACGGGTTGGAGATGTGCACCTCGATCAGCGGTGCGGTGCGCTGGGCGGCGGCGTCGCGCATGGCGTACGAGTAGTGCGTGAACGCGCCCGGGTTGATCACGACGGGCACCTGTCCGTCGGCCGCCTCGTGCAGCCATTCCACCATCTGCTGCTCGGAGTTGGTCTCGTGGACCTCGACCTCGAAGCCGAACTCCTTGCCGAGTGCGGTGCAGCGCTCGACCAGCCCGGTGTACGAGGTGGCGCCGTAGACGTCCGGCTCGCGGCTGCCGAGCCGGCCGAGGTTGGGGCCGTTGAGCACCATCACCCGGGTCACGCGGAAACCTCCGCGTAGGCGGCGACCAGCAGCGACGGGTCGGGGCCCTCCAGGACGGAGGTCTTGCCGAGGCCGTCCAGGACGATGAATCGGATCAGGTCACCGCGCGACTTCTTGTCGATCTTCATCGCGTCCAGCAGCTTGGGCCAGGCCTCCGCCGGGTAGCGCAGCGGCAGGCCGACGGAGGCCAGCACGGTACGGTGCCGGTCGGCCGTCTCGTCGTCCAACCGCCCGGCGAGGCGGCCGAGTTCGGCGGCGTAGACCATGCCGATGGAGATCGCGGCGCCGTGCCGCCACTTGTAGCGCTCGTTGCGCTCGATGGCGTGGCCGAGGGTGTGGCCGTAGTTGAGGATCTCGCGCTGCCCGGCTTCCTTGAGGTCCCCGGAGACGACGTCCGCCTTGACCTGGATGGCGCGCCGGATCAGCTCGACGGTGTGCGGGCCGGCCGGCGTCCTGGCGCCCTCCGGGTCGGACTCGATCAGGTCGAGGATGGCCGGGTCGGCGATGAAGCCGCACTTGATGACCTCGGCGAGGCCGGAGACGTAGTCGTGCTTGGGCACGGTCTCCAGGGTGCCGAGGTCGGCCAGCACGCCCACCGGCGGGTGGAAGGCGCCGACCATGTTCTTGCCCTCGGCGATGTTGATGCCGGTCTTGCCGCCGACGGCGGCGTCGACCATGCCGAGCAGGGTGGTGGGCATGGAGACCCAGCGGACCCCGCGCAGCCAGGTGGCGGCGACGAAGCCGGCCAGGTCGGTGGTGGCGCCGCCGCCGAGGCCGACGATGACGTCGCTGCGGGTGAAGCCGGTCTGCCCGAGCACCGACCAGCAGTACGCGGCGACCTCGGCGCTCTTCGCCTCCTCGGCGTTGGGCACCTGGAGCGCGATCGCCTCGTAGCCCTCGCCGAGCAGGTCGTCGCGGATGGCGTCGGCGGTGGCCGCCAGCGCCTCGGGGTGGATGATCGCGACCCGCCTGGCGCGGGTGCCGATCAGCGGCGCCAGCTCGCCGAGCAGCTGGTGGCCGATCAGCACGTCGTACGGGTCGTGGCCGGCGCTGCCGCCGACGTGAATCCTGACGATGTCAGTCATGGGGGGTCTTCAGCTCCAGTGCTTCCAGTACGGCGTCCGCGACCTGCTCGGGGGTGCGGCCGGCGGTGTCGACGACGGCGGTGGCCACCTCCAGGTAGAGGGGGCGGCGGGCTTCCATGAGCTCGCGCCAGCGGGCCCGCGGGTTGACGACCAGCAGCGGCCGCGGGGCGTCCAGGCCGACCCGCCTGACCGCGTCGGCCAGCGGGACGTCCAGGAACACGACGGGCAGCTCGTGCAGCAGCGCCCGGGTGGCCTCGGCCATCACCGCGCCGCCGCCGAGCGCCAGCACGCCGCCGTGTGCCGCGGCGGCCTCGCGCACGGCGCGGACCTCCAGCTCGCGGAAGTGCGGTTCGCCCTCGTCGATGAAGATCTCCGGGATCGGCTTGCCGGCCAGCGCCTCGATGTCGGCGTCGGTGTCCCGGAAGCCGACGCCCAGGCGCGCGGCCAGGGCCCGCCCGACGGTGGACTTGCCACTGCCGGGCGGGCCGACCAGCACGACGACGGGTACGGTCATCGGACGATCAGGTGGTCGAGGTAGCTCTGCACGTTGCGGCGGGTCTCGGCGACGTGGTCGCCGCCGAACTTCTCGTTGACCGCGTCGGCCAGCACCAGGGCGACCATCGCCTCGGCCACGATGCCCGCGGCCGGCACGGCGCAGACGTCCGAGCGCTGGTGGTGGGCCTTGGCGGGCTCGCCGGTGCGCACGTCCAGGGTCTGCAGGGCCCGCGGCACGGTCGCGATCGGCTTCATCGCGGCGCGCACCCGCAGCAGCTCGCCGGTGGACAGGCCGCCCTCCGTGCCGCCGGAGTGCCCGGAGGTGCGCTTGACGCCCTCGGCCGTCGGGACGATCTCGTCGTGCGCCTTGGAGCCGGGCACCCGGGCCAGCTCGAAGCCGTCGCCGATCTCGACGCCCTTGATCGCCTGGATGCCCATCAGCGCGGCGGCCAGGCGGGCGTCCAGACGGCGGTCCCAGTGCACGTGCGAACCGAGGCCGACCGGCACGCCGTACGCCAGCACCTCGACCACGCCGCCGAGGGTGTCGCCGTCCTTGTGGGCCTGGTCGATCTCGGCGACCATCGCCTTGGACGCGTCGGCGTCCAGGCAGCGCACCGGGTCCTCGTCCAGCCGGGCCTCGTCGGAGGGCAGCGGCAGCACGCCGGCCGGCGCCTTGGCCGCGGCCAGCTCGACCACGTGGCTGACGATCTCGATCCCGCAGGTCTCCTTCAGGTACGAGCGGGCGACGGCGCCGAGGGCGACCCGGGCGGCCGTCTCACGGGCACTGGCGCGCTCCAGGATCGGGCGGGCCTCGTCGATCGAGTACTTCTGCATGCCGGCCAGGTCGGCGTGGCCGGGACGGGGCCGGGTGAGCGCCTCGTTACGGGCCAGGCCCGCCAGCACCTCGGGGTCGACCGGGTCGGCCGACATCACCTGGTCCCACTTCGGCCACTCGGTGTTACCGACCATGATCGCCACCGGGCTGCCCATGGTCAGCCCGTGCCGGACGCCGCCGAGGAAGGTCACCTCGTCCTGCTCGAACTTCATCCGCGCGCCGCGCCCGTAGCCGAGCCGGCGGCGCGCCAGCGCGTCGGCCACCACGGCGGTGGTGACCGGTACACCGGCGGGCAGGCCTTCCAGCGTCGCGACGAGTGCGGGGCCGTGCGACTCCCCCGCCGTCAGCCAGCGCAACGTACCCAACGGAGCTCCTTCATCAGCGGGCCGGCCCACGGCACCGCCGCGGCCCGCCCGGGCGTGCCTTGTGCCTGAATCCTTTCACGACCCGGCAGAGCCCGGGGGTGCAGTCCGCGTGACGGACAGCAACCGGTCACCCCCCGGGACGGGTGGACCGGCGAGGCGGTATGGCGGCGGCTCAGCGCCCGGCGAGCGCCTTCTCCCCCGCCTCGCGCATGGCGGCCAGCGGTCCCGGCGTCCGCCCGGTGAACGCCTCGTTCTGCAGCACCGCCTGGTGCACCAGGAGGTCCAGCCCGCCCAGGACGGTCGCACCGCGCTCGGCGCAGGCGGCCGCCAGGGCCGTCGGCCACGGGTGGTACAGCACGTCGAACAACGCCCCGGGCGCGGCCGGCAGCGCGCCTGCGAAACCGTCGGTGGCCCCGACCGGCGTCGTGGAGACGGTCAGCGGCTGGGCCAGCGCCTCGGCGCCGCGCTCCCAGTCGGCCGTCCGGACGACGACACCCAGCCGCTCGCCGAGCACGGCCATCTCCCGGGCCCGCTCGGCGCTGCGCACGTAGACCGTCACCTCGCCGGTACAGATCTGAGCGAGCGCCGCCAGCGCCGAGGACGCGGTGGCTCCGGCGCCCAGCACGGCCGCGCCCGGCACCTCGCTGATGCCGCGCTCGCGCAGCGCGTTCACCAGGCCCGGAACGTCGGTGTTGTCCCCGGTGCGCCGCCCGTCGGCGGTGAACACGACCGTGTTCACCGCGTCCACCGAGCGCGCCGTCGCGCTGACCTCGTCGAGCAGCGGGATGACCGCCCGCTTCAGCGGCATGGTCAGCGACAGCCCGGCCCACTCGGCCTCGTCCAGCCCGGCGAGGAAGCCCGGCAGGCTCGCCTCGTCCACCTCGAAGCGGTCGTAGCGCCAGCCGTCCAGCCCGAGCGCCGCGAAGGCGGCCCGGTGCAGGTCCGGCGAGA
The nucleotide sequence above comes from Streptomyces kaniharaensis. Encoded proteins:
- a CDS encoding AAA family ATPase encodes the protein MTVTQYAGGGQVPPRPAGPPVRPHPGSAPAATPPGPPPFGGRVPPPVPPAAPAPAPAAPIAPSAPMPAGATGHFVLPSGTPVQLPTHPPQRHAPAGPIAVLLIGPAGAGKTTVARHWAERRPSPTAHISLDDVREWVQSGFANPQSGWNNASEAQYRLARRTCGFACRNYLANGISCIIDDAVFPDRPAIGLGGWKRHIGPGMLPVVLLPSLDSVLVRNARRSGNRRLSDEEVARIHGRMAGWYNSGLPIIDNSQLDVAATAAELDRVILARLMGMPVR
- the aroQ gene encoding type II 3-dehydroquinate dehydratase yields the protein MVLNGPNLGRLGSREPDVYGATSYTGLVERCTALGKEFGFEVEVHETNSEQQMVEWLHEAADGQVPVVINPGAFTHYSYAMRDAAAQRTAPLIEVHISNPYARETFRHTSVIAAVASGTIAGFGIGSYELALRALAEQLTTR
- the aroB gene encoding 3-dehydroquinate synthase translates to MTDIVRIHVGGSAGHDPYDVLIGHQLLGELAPLIGTRARRVAIIHPEALAATADAIRDDLLGEGYEAIALQVPNAEEAKSAEVAAYCWSVLGQTGFTRSDVIVGLGGGATTDLAGFVAATWLRGVRWVSMPTTLLGMVDAAVGGKTGINIAEGKNMVGAFHPPVGVLADLGTLETVPKHDYVSGLAEVIKCGFIADPAILDLIESDPEGARTPAGPHTVELIRRAIQVKADVVSGDLKEAGQREILNYGHTLGHAIERNERYKWRHGAAISIGMVYAAELGRLAGRLDDETADRHRTVLASVGLPLRYPAEAWPKLLDAMKIDKKSRGDLIRFIVLDGLGKTSVLEGPDPSLLVAAYAEVSA
- a CDS encoding shikimate kinase; protein product: MTVPVVVLVGPPGSGKSTVGRALAARLGVGFRDTDADIEALAGKPIPEIFIDEGEPHFRELEVRAVREAAAAHGGVLALGGGAVMAEATRALLHELPVVFLDVPLADAVRRVGLDAPRPLLVVNPRARWRELMEARRPLYLEVATAVVDTAGRTPEQVADAVLEALELKTPHD
- the aroC gene encoding chorismate synthase: MGTLRWLTAGESHGPALVATLEGLPAGVPVTTAVVADALARRRLGYGRGARMKFEQDEVTFLGGVRHGLTMGSPVAIMVGNTEWPKWDQVMSADPVDPEVLAGLARNEALTRPRPGHADLAGMQKYSIDEARPILERASARETAARVALGAVARSYLKETCGIEIVSHVVELAAAKAPAGVLPLPSDEARLDEDPVRCLDADASKAMVAEIDQAHKDGDTLGGVVEVLAYGVPVGLGSHVHWDRRLDARLAAALMGIQAIKGVEIGDGFELARVPGSKAHDEIVPTAEGVKRTSGHSGGTEGGLSTGELLRVRAAMKPIATVPRALQTLDVRTGEPAKAHHQRSDVCAVPAAGIVAEAMVALVLADAVNEKFGGDHVAETRRNVQSYLDHLIVR
- a CDS encoding shikimate dehydrogenase: MTSKHRAAVLGSPIAHSLSPDLHRAAFAALGLDGWRYDRFEVDEASLPGFLAGLDEAEWAGLSLTMPLKRAVIPLLDEVSATARSVDAVNTVVFTADGRRTGDNTDVPGLVNALRERGISEVPGAAVLGAGATASSALAALAQICTGEVTVYVRSAERAREMAVLGERLGVVVRTADWERGAEALAQPLTVSTTPVGATDGFAGALPAAPGALFDVLYHPWPTALAAACAERGATVLGGLDLLVHQAVLQNEAFTGRTPGPLAAMREAGEKALAGR